Part of the Antechinus flavipes isolate AdamAnt ecotype Samford, QLD, Australia chromosome 2, AdamAnt_v2, whole genome shotgun sequence genome is shown below.
CTGATGAGCGACGCGCTGCGAGGCTGCGTGCCCACCTTCCACGGCGTGGTGGAGCGGGACGGCGAGAGCTACCTGCAGCTCCAGGACCTGCTAGCCGGCTTCGACGGCCCCTGCGTGCTCGACTGCAAAATGGGTGTCAGGTGAGCGCCCGCGGAGGGGAGGGGGGGCCGTGGCTGGAGCCGGGCTCGGTCCCGCCTGCCTTCCGTCCCCCGTCGTCTCCCCGCCGCCTCACGGCCCCTTTCCGGCAGGACCTACTTAGAAGAGGAGCTCACCAAGGCGCGAGAGCGGCCCAAGCTTCGCAAGGACATGTACAAGAAGATGGTGGCTGTGGACCCCTCTGCCCCCACCGAGGAAGAACACGCGCAGCGCGCCGTGACCAAGCCTCGCTACATGCAGTGGCGGGAGGGCATCAGCTCCAGCACCACGCTGGGCTTCCGCATCGAGGGCATCAAGGTGAGCTTGGCGCCCGCCTCGCCGGGCATCCCCAGCTAGAGCCGCCGGCGCTGCTTAACAACCGCGCGGCTCTTCTGTGCCCTCAGCCCCCAGACCCTCCCCAGCCTGAGCCCCTTCGCCTCTCTCCCTTCGGTCAGTGCCGAAcccctcccactttccctcccacttcctttAGAAAGCCGACGGCTCCTGCAGCACGGACTTCAAGACGACCCGAAGCCGGGAGCAGGTGATTCGGGTGTTCGCCGAGTTCGTAGAAGAGGATGCCGAGGTCTTGGTGAGAGCCGGATGTGGGAATGGGGATGGTTAGAACCTGGAATCCCAGGCAATAACCCGGAGAGTCATAACCCcgctttcccctttctcccctcttttggACCCCGGGCAGAGGAAATATCTGAACCGACTGCAGCAGATCCGGGACACTCTAAGCGTGTCAGAGTTCTTCCGGAGACACGAGGTGAGGAGGACGTCGGGGGAGGGAGGGCCGGGGGTGCTTTGGGCGCGCAGATTTCGCGGGAGGCCGGGCTGGTGCCCCAGCGGCCGCTGAGCGTCCTCCGTTTCAGGTAATCGGCAGCTCCCTCCTCTTCGTGCACGACCACAGCCGTCGAACTGGCGTGTGGCTCATCGACTTCGGCAAGACCACCCAGCTGCCTGATGGGCAGACTCTGGACCACAGGCGGCCCTGGGAAGAAGGCAACCGAGAGGATGGGTATCTACTGGGGCTGGACAATCTCATCAGCATCCTGGCGAGCCTGGCGGAGAGATGAGGCTGGTCCCGTCCCCACCCCAGAGTTCCTCGGGCCGCCGTCGGATAGACCCGCCGCGGCTGCTGCCGCCTCTGGTCTTGCATGCACAGGACTTAAGGAATCCAGGCTTGCGACCCCGAGGATTCCGAGATAGACCCTGCCGTTCTCCCGGTCTGCCCCGGGAGGGGGGCCTGCTGATTGACTGATGGCTAGGAGTGTACATATGCCAGAGCTCCGGCCCTCCTAAAGAGGAATGACACTAATCGGGAGGAAAGGAGCaggtttctttcttccttctttcccttgccCGTCCCTAGGAGAAAGGGACTGCTGCCGAACCCTGCGGGTAtggggagggtgggggaagggagccGATTTGGGAGTTTTATTTCACAACTGACCTGTATCGTGCGGCCTTTCAACACTAGGGGGAAGGGACTGGGtgaatttctctttcccttccctctccaatAAAACTCACTGAGGAAGGGTCTGTTGCTCCTTGCCCCACTCCCCTTCCCTAAAACCCAACAATTTAGGATTTGAAAAGAACCTGGGCTGTCACCAAGCCCGGACCTGACCAACGGCATGGTGTAAAACAAAGACTATAATGACCTGCAGGCAGGGTCTAgtctccgggcctcagtttccttatctgtaaacggAAGGAGAACTTTGTGACTTCTGAGCTTCCATCCAACACAATCTGTAATCCTATTATCACCCCCTTTTCCTCCCAGCCAGCAGTGCTGCCTGTCCAAGCCCAGAAGCAAGGGTGAATGAAGCCTTGGAAGAAGGAAAAGTATGGTGAGGTCTAAAGTCAGCCTGAGGCAGCCAGATGAGGGCAGAAACCGCAGGGCCTGCCTGGTCTTTCTTGGTCTAGCCTGTAGCCATTCACTTGGGCAGCAGCCTGAGGCAATGGGGCCCAGCTGATAAAATTGCCTCTACCCAACCCTTCCTGAGTATAATAAGTAACCTAAGATCCCAGGGGCAGCTTTTTATTCCAGAGCATTATAAATACAAGTTCAGAGGGCAAGCAGCAAAAGGAAAGGAGTCCCAGGCCTGTCACCAATTCAGAGTCATGGTGGGGATTGGGAGCTGATCAGGAGGAGGGATGCatgtgagggaaggagggggacaCTCCTCGAAGCAGCAGGGTCAAGTTAAGGTGGCCAGAGGGAGGGAATCATGCCCTTAGAAGGCAGTGGCGGCTTCCGAAGAGCAAGGTCCCTCCACATCAGCCTGAGAGACACCCCGTTTTAGGTCCCACCCTGACAGACAGCATACCCCATCATCACAGGCTGGGAGGGGGTGAGTCAGAGGGAGGAGGGAATTGGACTTCAGGAGAGCTGGGTCACTAGGAAAGGTGGGGGAAGGGCTGGGGGAGGAAGTGCTGTTCTCTTCAATGCCTGAGTCTTCACCCTCAACACCAGGGGAGGCCCAGGACCCATAGGTGGGATTCCACAGACTCTGCCTCTTGTCCAGCAGCTGGAGCCCCTTGGCCTTGGAGGGCTTGGGGCCAGAGGAACTCACTCCCCAAGTCTCAAGGTTGTCCACCCGCAGCTCCTGAGGCTGCGGAGCATTCACCCCGCCTGCAGCTAGCAGGGGGTGTGAGAGATCATTCCCCAGCACGGAAGTCCCCTCTTCCTCTGGGGCTGGCCCTAGGTCAACTGGTAGAGGTGTGTTCAGCACATCTGGGTCCTGGAACAGGAGTGAATGATTGTATCTAACTCCATTGTGAAGAAGCTTGGTTTTGAGACTCAGACGGAAGGAGGTCACTTAGACCCCTCTTTCCCTTCGTTTCCTTTACATGTGACCTGAGACCTTCTGGCAGAAGCATCACAATGTAGTGGAAAGATCATTCATTGGCACTAGAATCggggaacctgggttcaaatcccacatgACCTTCCTGAgtctgtttcctaatctgtaacctgaggaggaggggaggactgcatgatttctgaggtcccttcaagcGCTAGGATTCCAGGGTATAAGCAGGATGATACCTCCCTGCGCAGTCCCACCTGGGAACAATAGTGGAGCCGTTCCAGGATACTGGCAAAGTTGGGCCGGTGGTCAGGCTGATGTTGCCAGCACTGGGTCATGATGCGGTACCTGAGGAGAATTCTGGGTATTACCGGTTCGGGCAGTGGCTGACTGAGtgctcccaccccccacccccccccactTCTCCGAGTGTTCTCCACCTCCGGACAGCCCCGGTACTCACACTGGGCCAGGGCAGCTCCGAGGTGGGTCCATCCTGCCTCCGCCGATGATAAAGTCCAGCACCTCCTGGTTGGTGCGACCCGGGTAAGGCATGTAGCCCAGTGAAAAGATCTCCCATAACAGGACCCCAAAAGACCTGTGCCAAGCCGGGAATCAGCCTGGCACCGCCTGGGCACAACCTCCAGAGTCtctccccgccccgcccccaggGCAGTCAGGTCCTACGCGGACCCCAGCCGGGGCTGGAAGCCCCCTCCGAACCAAGGAAAAGCCCAGCCCCCATTGCTCAGGGCTGGGCTGTAAGAGACCGTTACCAGGAGTCAGTCTTGGAGGTGAAAATGCCCTCCAGGAAAGCCTCAGGGGGCATCCACTTGACAGGTAGCATAGCCCGGCCTCCCTTTCGATAATAACTTGCTCTATAAAAAGGGAGCGTGGAATGAGTGCCGACACATCCCCCGGACACGTGACTCCCCCTGCCCTCGCTATTGCAGCCATTCCTCAGTACGTCCTTCCCCCTCCTTCAGGCGTCTCCCAGCTTCCCTCACCGGTAGATGTCCCGAGCCATCCCGAAGTCACCAATCTTAGCCACTCGGCCAGGTCCACCGCAGGTCAGGAGGCAGTTCCGGGCTGCAATGTCCCTGCAGAGACATCGCCTCAATTCCCAGGAAAGGAGGGACCCGACAGCCCTCCCCAGGCCCTGCCCATCCTCACTGGCCCCTTCTTGCCCCTCCTTCCCAAGacatttccctcctctttctgtcCTTCCCAACCTGCGTGGCGCACAGTCACCCTTGAGGGTTCCATGGCTCAGGTGCTGTGTCCCCCTGAGCCAACATTCTCTCCCCCAGGCTCCCCAACCTGTGGATGAAGTGGTTTTCTTCCAGGTAGTGGCAGCCCTGGGCCACGTCACGGGCAAGGTGAAGCAGATCTCGCATGGTCAGCGGGGAAGGCTGGCCCTGGGGACCAAGGGAGGGCGGAGGGTCACTCCGTCCAAGGATCCAAGCCAGAGACACGGGCACTTGGAGAGGGCCAAAGGTGACTGGGAGATGAATTGGACTGGATGGGGAATTTTAGTCTCCAGGAGGGAGTAAGAAGGGGACGCGGAAGATTTCATAGAAACAGGTACCGGGGGAGGGGGCTTACCGGGTGTGGCCGGCTGTGTCTCAGGAAGCTCTTCATATCCCCGCCGGCCATCAGCTCCAGCAGGATGAGCCGAGGCGGGGTCCGGAGGCTAAGCCCCACACACCGCACAATGTTCTGGTGGCTGAACTTACTGAAAGCACACCCAAGGGGCACCAAACCAGCGCCACAACACCCACACCGTCACTCAGAGGGAGGTGGGCACGGCGGCGCGCCTTTCCCTAGTGCCAGAGGGGGGAAGTCCCCCAGATACTGGGAATCGGCCCAGGGAACGGGCGGAGTCCGGGGGTACCACTGCCTCCCCCAGGTCTTCCTCTCTCAATCAGGCTCCAAATCCCCCCCAGCCCCAGGATACCTGATGATAAGGGCTTCCATCAAGAAATCCATCTCATCCTGTTGGGAGCAGAGTTCTGGGAGGGTCTAAGGAGGAGATGCAAGAGGAAAGATTGGGTGGGAGAGACACCATCATCAGGGATCTTTCTGGGGAGGGACGGGGCCAACCTCAGCTGGAGGAGggcctccctctccctctttctagaCCCCAGTACCCATATATGgcgcctccctccctccagcgTTATGGTGACCAAATGCGgcatttgtaaagggcttagcacagCGCCTGACACGTAggaggcgcttaataaatgcctgtttcaGTCCTTCCGTCCATAGCGAGTTGTGCAGTGACAAAACAcccgctgtgtgaccctgggtctGTTTGGGCTCCAGTTTCCTGAAGGGACTGCTTTCCTCCCAGCTTTAAGTCCATGATCTTACTCTCACCCCAGCACCCTGGGTCTGCACTGGGCTCCTTCTCACCTTGATAGCCACCTGAAGTGGGTTGGGGCCACCAGCAATGCCCAGCACCAACCCCTCATAGACCTCACCAAAGGCACCGTGTCCCAGTGCTCTGCAGGAAGACAAGTTGGAATCTGGAGAAAGGGCTCTGGGAGAATCTCAAAGATTGGCAATTGCACAGAGCCAACAAGAACCTGCACTTCAGTTATTCACACAGACGTTTATTGAACACCTACTGCATACTCAGTTGGGTGGACCTGTTGTGGCTGAGCTCTCAGTGGCCCCCTGAAACCTTCCCACCCTTTAAAACCCAAGACTTGGAAAATATTACAACTCTGTGCCTCGAGGAACAAGGGGCATAGGGAAGAGTCTGAGGAATCTCACCTGAGCAGAGTGATATTGCCTCTGGGAACCTCGAGAAGCCCTGGAGGGAGGGGCAAGGGCAGGGGTGGACAAAGCCCAACCTGGCAGTAGTTGGGATTGGGGGCGGTTCTGATGGCTGAGATTCGAAGTTTGCTGAGAGAGAACTCGGCTCCTGGCAGTCTTGTCCCCCACAAGCCCCACCACTTCTGCTGGTGTGCTGCAGGCGCAAGCATGGGGTCTGATTGTACCTGGAGCCCACCCTCCCAGATCCAGCTCCCCAGCTCTCCTCCTGAAACCTGGAGGCTCCCCTagcttcctctcccttcttctgtggctGCCCCACAGGTGCTCCTTACCTACCAGACCTCCACAGACCAAGAGCAGGCTCAGGGTGGAagccatcaccaccaccactaccatggTCAGAACCAGAGGGCTCAGGGGGGCGGGCAGTTCTGCAAAGAGAAGCCCAGTTACGGCAGGACCCCTCCTGCTTGCTTACGTGAGAAACACCCCAGAAAGGAGAGCGCCCTTCCCAGACTTCCAGCTGGCAAGGTTATTCAAGGTTAAGCACCCCACTGCCATAAGGAGCCGTTTCTAGCCCTTGGAGGCAATTGGCACAAAGTGTTCCCTGGATGGGGAGGGCGGAGGACGCGGCAGAGATCTCTGGAGACCGTCAGCTCGCTCCGAATGCAGGCAGGGCAGGCTCGGAGAAGAGCCTAACTGGGGCTGGGGCAAGGCAGCCGTTGGTAGTTTCCTATTTATTCTTAGCAACCAagccatgcttttttttttttttccctcatgttgCTGAAGGACTGAAAATATCATCAGCACCCTTCAAAATTTTGGTAGCTTGGGGCAAAGTCCCCGTCACCCAGCCACAGTTAAGTTCTGGGCCGTCTAATCATTAATGGATTGTGCCTCACTCACCCCAGGCGGAAGAAGAGGAAACGCCGCTGCTTTGTCCGCCTCTCCCCTAACTCGGCCCTACCCCACCTGAGACTGTGTGTTCTTGTCTGAGAGTCTGGAGGAGGGACCGGACCGAGGGGAGGCGGGCGGGGGAAGGGTGGTACCTGTGCAAGTAGCGTTATCCCCGACCAAGGCGGTGCCGTCTGGGCACAGGCACACAGCCGCCCGCAGCTCAGCCTTCCAGTGACATTCTTTCAAGGGACAGTGACTGCAGTTGAGGTGCAGCCGGATGTCCAC
Proteins encoded:
- the LTK gene encoding leukocyte tyrosine kinase receptor; translation: MEGLVRLLLWLSSGGAILCSSSSESPVPSLTPPPLPPPVLNLERTGVVSHSGTQEPAVFHGLSDGQWQFSTCGASGRRGPTQAQCDGAYAGGNVAVTVGAEGSLRGVQLWKVPAPARYLISAYGAAGGKGAKNHNSRAHGVFVSSIFTLHQGELLYILVGQQGGDACPGGSPESQDVCLGASTAAEEEEKAAGTPGSLGRRRWAGGGGGGGGASYVFRRLQSGELEPLLVAAGGGGRAYLKRRQRGPPVPTWEKLENRTSAPGSGGRGGAAGGGGGWRSGAPSAQGGRSVLEGAEGGQGCPEAWAALRWAPTGGFGGGGGPCTAGGGGGGYRGGDTSQTDDLWTDGEDGVSFVHPSSELYLHPLQVTENHGEVDIRLHLNCSHCPLKECHWKAELRAAVCLCPDGTALVGDNATCTELPAPLSPLVLTMVVVVVMASTLSLLLVCGGLVAHQQKWWGLWGTRLPGAEFSLSKLRISAIRTAPNPNYCQVGLCPPLPLPLPPGLLEVPRGNITLLRALGHGAFGEVYEGLVLGIAGGPNPLQVAIKTLPELCSQQDEMDFLMEALIISKFSHQNIVRCVGLSLRTPPRLILLELMAGGDMKSFLRHSRPHPGQPSPLTMRDLLHLARDVAQGCHYLEENHFIHRDIAARNCLLTCGGPGRVAKIGDFGMARDIYRASYYRKGGRAMLPVKWMPPEAFLEGIFTSKTDSWSFGVLLWEIFSLGYMPYPGRTNQEVLDFIIGGGRMDPPRSCPGPVYRIMTQCWQHQPDHRPNFASILERLHYCSQDPDVLNTPLPVDLGPAPEEEGTSVLGNDLSHPLLAAGGVNAPQPQELRVDNLETWGVSSSGPKPSKAKGLQLLDKRQSLWNPTYGSWASPGVEGEDSGIEENSTSSPSPSPTFPSDPALLKSNSLLPLTHPLPACDDGVCCLSGWDLKRGVSQADVEGPCSSEAATAF